The nucleotide sequence AGGGTTTATCACAGTCTGTACCAATATCATTGGACGGTTGCAAggattaacaagtcgcgtaaggcgaaataacaacatttagtcaagctgtcaaaagtcacagaatgaaactgaacgcactgcttttttcaccgagaccacatactcgtagtttcgtcagtccaccgttcgtggcaaaggcagtgaaatcgacaagccatgccgaatagtgcggtagtggtcgcgctgagcaggataacacgcttttctgtatgtctattctttttagcttactgagtttgtttttaatccaaacatatcatatctatatgtttttggaatcagggaccgacaaggaataagatgacattgtttttaagtcgatttcggaaaattaattctaatcataatgttcatatttttacttttcagagcttgtttgtaatccaaatataacatatgtatatgtttttggaatcagaaaatgacgaagaataagatgacattgttttcggatcgtttaataaaaaaaataattttaatgacaagtttccgatttttaatgaccaaactcattcattattttttaaaccaccaagctgaaatgcaatattttactaaagtccggccttcgtcaaaaattgctttgccaaaatttcaatcaatttgattaaaaaatgagggtgtgacactgccgcctcaacttttacaaaaagacggatatgacgttatcaaaggtatttatcgaaaaaatgaaaaaagcatccggggatatcattcccaggaactctcatgtcaaatgtcataaagatcggtccagtagtttagtctgaatcgctctacacacacacacgcacagacagacagacatgcacacacacacacacacactcactcacacagacagacatactcacacacacacactcacacacacacacacacacatatatatacaccacgaccctcgtctcgattccccctctatgttaaaacatttagtcaaaacttgactaaatgtaaaaatgagacAGAACACTCCTTCACAATACTACCCTTCGTCTCTTGCAGTGTCAGTATTTTGTTTACCACGATCTTCAGTTGAATCAGTAGGCCTGCAACTCAAAAGTTATCAATTGTCTATGAAAGTCTCAATACTTTTTCAAGAAAGTTCTTAATTGCTCTACTAAAGTGAAGTGCTACACTTTCACGAATAATTCAATTTCAACAGCACACTTCATCATAATCCAATAGAGGTTTCAAGAGTTGGATGAGGTTTACTTTTTATGAAATCGTGAGTTAACATTGTCTCTGACATCCTTACGTTAGTGTCCGTTCAAACAGCAACACAAAGTATATGGTTCCCACACAAAAGTAAGCTGCATTTTCCTTGAAAAGCAGACAAGCCGTTTCTTTGTAACTTACTTTCAAACGAGTCCATTGTCAAAGTAAGGTTGGCTCACAAGAAATTCACGCGTCAAATGAGATCTACTAACACTCACGTAGAGAGTCCTACTTATAACTGTCTTCAAAGAGTCCTGTAAAACTGCAATTAACATAATGCCACCTTCTTGGTCAAGCTCATTGCTTTGTACGGCCATGAGCAATCTCCACACATCCACTGAGTTTCATTCACCACTTCATGTCAAGTCAAGATTCTCGCTAAACACTGCACGGTTTGACACGGTCCACAAGTCATCTCAACAAACCATGTGTCTGGGCGTCTGTCCAGCCGTCTGACCGGTCTCGTTAAAGCTTTAAAGTTACACGTCTTTGTGGAGAAACTGAGTTCAGTTTCTTTGAAACTTCTGTCTTGGCAGCAAACACACTATCGTATCACAGTTTTCAACGGAATGACATCACCTGactaaaaaaaattctcaacGGTCTCATTTTAAAGAAAGTCTTGGTTTGATGTTCTAAAGTGTAGTGCTATCCCAGTTTCAGCGACGTAAACAACCAGAATCACATCACCATGACAAGAGGTCACTTTCTTACACCCTTGCCAGTGGACAGTCTCAAGGCAGACTTGGTTCTCTGCAGTCCAGAGGAGGAAGACGTCCCCCCGATGGAGGGCAAGGCAGAACCTGGCTCCACGTCTTTCATGGTACACACAGCAGGCCCTTTGGCTGACTTCTGAGGTTGCTGACCTCTCGTCAAGCCTCGGgacggagggggaggggaagggtgAAGTTGGTCCACGCTGAGCCTGGCGTTGGTGTGcccaccaccccctcctccccccaggCGGGTTCTTCCTGCTCCGACCCCCTGGTTGGGACCCCGGGGGTTGGGGCTGCCCCTGGGCGGCGCGGGGCTTCGTGAGCTGTACTCCACGGGTTTGAACATGTTGATAGGGCTTGCTGTGAGGGGCCGCTGGACCCCCGTGCCTATGTAGCGTGGAGAGTTGGACGAGGACTGGGGGACGCGGTTCTTCATCAGGAGCTCCTTGATGTCCTTGACGTCACTGTGCATCTGTCTGTTCTGGTCACGCAGCTGCCGCATCTCGTCATAGTTCTGACGCATCACCTCACGCATCCTCTCCACCTCCTGACGCATCGTTTTCGTCGCCTGGAAAAAAAACCAGGTGTCGTGTACTGCAAAATCATGGTTACTGATGAAATAGAAAAGGATATCAACAGAACAGAGTATGACCGTACCCATGCTGTTATATGAAAACTGTCACACCGCTTAGACGTTCGAAGCCATGCTTCTTAACATACAAATAATGTTAACTATAAAAATCTTCTTCGAGGGTTATCTTAAGTCTTCATCTCCGTCACCCAAAGACAACCATACATCCAATCAACCTTACactcagacacatacacaatgcAATTAGCTACTGTCAATGCCTGAAACTAGCCAAAGAGAAGTACGTTTAAGAATGAGGCAGGCCAACAGTACTGTACCTTCTGCGCAAGAAAGCTCACTTTGCCCAGTTCCTCTTGCACACACAGCCACTTGAGCTACGTTTCCCACCAAGATCAAGTCGGACGGAAATCATCTCACTATGGCACAAATCCACACTTCTATACTATGCTATACACTGAGCTTATCTTATCTAGCTCTCATGTAAACTTGTCGTGCATACTTCCTCTCTCTTCTTACAGCTGCTTCGCGTAACTACGAGAGAAGTCAAACTTCGTTCTAAGCTAGACTGCTCCCGTACCTTATCCAGCTCTTGTGTAAACTTGTCGTGCATGCTTTCTCTTTGTTCATCCTGCAGCTTCACCTCACTATAAGAGAAGTCCACACTGCGTTCTGTGCTAGACTGTTACTCACCAAGCTTATCCAGCTCTTCTCCAAACTTGTCGTGGATGCTTCAGGGCTCTCTCTTCTTCCAGCTGCTTCACCTCACAACGAGAGAAGTCCACACTGCGTTCTAAGCTAGACTCCTCACTCACCTTATCCAGCTCTTGTCTGAACTTGTCGTGCATGCTCCCTCTGTCCTCTTCCAGCTGCTTGATCTTGTTGCTCTGTTCCTCGATGATCTTGGACGCCCTGTGGAGCTCCTGCTCCATGTCCGAGAGACGCCTCTTTAGCTGCACCAGCTCTTCAGTCAGCTTGGCGATCTCCGCGTTCTGTTCCTTGTACAGAGTGTCCCCCTCGAGCGTCTGTGTTGGACGGAGAACAATACGGTGAGTTGGATATAGGGAGAGGGTTGAACttgatcagtcagtcagtcagtcagtttgtctgtctgtctgtctgtctgtctgtctgtctgtctgtctgtctgtctgtcggtcggtcggtcggtctgtctgtctgtctgtctgtctctgtctgtctctctctctgtctctctctctctctctctctctctctctctctctctctctctctctctctctctctctatctacctatctatctatctacctaTCTATTTATTTCTCTGTCCTTGTTAGCATGATTAACAAGTATGTCTACACAAACATATACGCATTTACCACCCTTCCACCCACCTAACTCACCCCACTTCCCACCATCACTAACACCAcaaccccccatccccccactgccaccccctcctcctcccccctcccccccccccctcaaccaaCTCCACTTTACAAGAACCAACCTGCTTCTCGTGGCTGACGCGCCCTATCTGCCTGTGCAGCTTGTGGGCGTACTCCTCCGTCTGACGCACCATCTTCTTCAGGTCCTCGATCTCAGAGACCTTGGTGTGGATGGTGCGGTCCTTCTCCTCGCTTGCCTTCACCAGCGTCTGGATGCGCTCGTCCCGGTTCACCAGCGAGTCCTTCAGGTCCTCGATCTCCGACTCCTTGCCGGTGATGACCCCGTCCTTGTCCTTGAGCAGCTTGTCCTTCTCCTTGCGGTGCTGCTTGTCTTCCACCTGCAGGCGCAGGCGTAGGGCCTCAATCTGTCCTTCTAGCACCTTGGAAATGATAGACAGGTTAATGAATTGGTGAAAGAAAGTGACATTTTCTGGGCAATGGTCCATTTGAAGGCCATGAAATAAGGATTCTTACTGTATTTTCAGCGCCTGGTAGTagcaaaaattaattgattgattgattgattgattgattgattggttggttgactgattgagtgagtgattgattgattgactaacAAATGTATATGTTCTTTGAAATACACTCGTcttgattaaaggcacagtaagcctcccgtaaaccatcacagatactgtcaagcttttacacacaatacaaacaccctttcatttaaacactcaccgcttgagaacatcttaggtgccctccgtaaagagcgagcaatttttaaagaatttatttttgcgtggtttatcttacccctgagccatcgtgaacccgtgtgatccagtttctttttttttcacaatgtagtcgtcagtttttgatttccaatgcgactcgctgtaagcttatctgcaatagcacgttatcatgtacctctgaatcttgACGTAACAGACGGCTGCAATTCACACGAATTCCAGCGATGGCTTTTgtctgttcagaggaactggcgataggcattacTGTCGCTCTTTATGTCGGACACCTAGGATGTttaaaagcggtgagtgtgtaaatgaaagggtgtttgtactgtgtgtaaaagcctgacagtatctgtgatggtgtacgggaggcgtactgtgcctttaaccaacaaaacaaaacacacaaaaatccctgcgcttagaactgtacccacggaatacgcgcgatataagcctcatattgattgattgaagtaatgTATATGTTCTTTGAAATACACTCGTCTTGATTAACaaagtaatgtacatgtattctTTTAAATAGACTCGCCTCAAACTCAGTCTTCTACATTAGATTAGTTGGTCAATACATACAGAGTCAACAGGCAGTGTGTATAAATGGCTAACAGTTTTTTTTAGCTGAAAGCAAAATGCTAAAACACCACTGAAGGCGGTTGGTACATTTTGAACTCGTCTGAGCAGAGATGCTGCAAACAATCCTACTATCCCTGGTCTCAGCCATATCGTTCTCACCTGATTCATGGTGACGACTCCATGCAGCATATCGTTGGCCTCCTCGTCATCCACAGAGTGAGTGTCGTCATCTGACGTCACCGAGGCCCGTGATGACACGTTATCCAGGCCACTGGGCAGAAGCATGTCGTGGCCCGGGGTGGTGGGGCGGGGGGTGATCCCTGTCCCCTGCACGGTCAGTTTGTCACTCTGCAAGAGAAAATAGGACATCGCTGTTAGCACACACGATTTTCTGCAAGTTTATAAATGAAATAATATCGTAAAGCAACAACCAAACGGCGAAGACGGAATGGCGGCAGCCGATGTCGACTTTTTTCGACTCTTTTCAATCAAGCCGTCGGAGGCAAACCCAgctgtaaaaagacttcgcgaagtctttgcaAAGTCAATTTCGAGCTCAATTAGGGACAGCCTTTGGAGAGAGAGCAATGCAGAGGTAGGATCAAAAAGTGAAAAGATGACAAAACACCCGCACACATGGCTTGGTTTGTGTCAGACAGACGTACCTTCATGGTGAGGTAGCGAGGATCATGGGAGTGTGTCATCAGCCCGCCGCTTGCCATCCTGTGACGGAAAAAGACGATAATTTAATATCAATAGTAATACGCTTCAACACCAAAAATGAGTGTGAAGGGACACGTACAAACAAAGTTGGCTTTCAAAGCCCCCAAGGTTCCAGACTCTGCGCTTCCAGACTAGGCTTGCAG is from Littorina saxatilis isolate snail1 linkage group LG5, US_GU_Lsax_2.0, whole genome shotgun sequence and encodes:
- the LOC138966092 gene encoding tropomyosin-like; translated protein: MASGGLMTHSHDPRYLTMKSDKLTVQGTGITPRPTTPGHDMLLPSGLDNVSSRASVTSDDDTHSVDDEEANDMLHGVVTMNQVLEGQIEALRLRLQVEDKQHRKEKDKLLKDKDGVITGKESEIEDLKDSLVNRDERIQTLVKASEEKDRTIHTKVSEIEDLKKMVRQTEEYAHKLHRQIGRVSHEKQTLEGDTLYKEQNAEIAKLTEELVQLKRRLSDMEQELHRASKIIEEQSNKIKQLEEDRGSMHDKFRQELDKATKTMRQEVERMREVMRQNYDEMRQLRDQNRQMHSDVKDIKELLMKNRVPQSSSNSPRYIGTGVQRPLTASPINMFKPVEYSSRSPAPPRGSPNPRGPNQGVGAGRTRLGGGGGGGHTNARLSVDQLHPSPPPPSRGLTRGQQPQKSAKGPAVCTMKDVEPGSALPSIGGTSSSSGLQRTKSALRLSTGKGVRK